CACCAGCAGATTCTTCTCCCTGGCGCCGGTGTACGAGATGGTGGCGACGCTGCGACTGCCCGCCGCCGAGGCCGTCCGTCGTCTCGGTGCCGATCCCGCCGAGGTGACCGCGATCGACGACACCAGCTGTGTGGTGCGTGGGCACGCGGACACCGTCGAGTGGCTGGCCGCCCGGCTGCTGTTGGCGGACTGCGAGTTCGAGGTGCACGCACCCGAGGAGCTGCGCGCCCGGCTGCGAGGCTGGAGCCGTCGGGCCGGACGGGCGGCGGACGACGACTAGCGGCCCCGTTCGCCCCGCCTGGTGCGACACCGCCGTGACATGTCGGTCAGGCGTCGTCCTCGACCTCGGCCGTCAGCGACTTCAACATCCACAGCAGCGGATGGTCACGCAGCGCCGAGGCGGAGTGCCGGTGACAGCAGGCCCCCGGTCGTCGGCGAGCACGGCGTCGCGCACTACGTGCGGCTGTCGGGCGAGCTCTGGACCGATCAGGGCGTCCAGCAGCGCGTCCCGCGACGCGAAACACAGGTGTAGCAGGACCTTCGACACCCCGGCGGCCCTGGCGATGTGGTTCGTCGACGCCT
This genomic stretch from Actinoalloteichus hoggarensis harbors:
- a CDS encoding TetR/AcrR family transcriptional regulator, encoding MPRPAPDAREILDVTQASVLRHGVAKASTNHIARAAGVSKVLLHLCFASRDALLDALIGPELARQPHVVRDAVLADDRGPAVTGTPPRRCVTIRCCGC